The Panacibacter microcysteis genome includes a window with the following:
- a CDS encoding YceI family protein — protein MKKLFVFIGIVFCLNVQAQDYLTRNGSVNFYSHTAIEDIKASNNEVVSLLNSTTGAMDFKIAIKSFHFPKQSMEDHFNNENYMSSDKYPRASFSGKITNLSDVNFAKDGTYNVTVEGNLTIKDITKPVKAKGTITVSNGKVTAQSTFNVKRLDYNIVGESFVQKKLADEIQITVNCQYDKR, from the coding sequence ATGAAAAAGCTTTTTGTATTTATTGGTATCGTTTTTTGTTTGAATGTGCAGGCACAGGATTACCTTACCAGGAATGGCAGTGTAAACTTTTATTCTCATACAGCTATTGAAGACATTAAGGCCAGTAATAATGAAGTGGTAAGTTTACTGAACAGCACTACCGGTGCAATGGACTTTAAAATTGCCATCAAGAGTTTTCATTTTCCCAAACAGTCGATGGAAGATCATTTTAATAATGAAAACTACATGTCGAGTGATAAGTACCCGCGGGCATCATTTTCGGGTAAGATTACCAATTTAAGTGATGTAAATTTTGCAAAAGATGGCACTTATAACGTTACTGTTGAAGGCAATCTTACCATAAAAGACATAACAAAGCCAGTTAAAGCCAAAGGTACTATTACAGTAAGCAACGGGAAAGTAACAGCCCAGTCTACGTTTAATGTAAAACGGCTCGACTATAACATTGTAGGGGAGTCATTTGTACAAAAGAAACTGGCTGATGAAATTCAGATTACTGTAAACTGCCAGTACGATAAAAGATAG
- a CDS encoding OB-fold protein: MKRGRKILVVISLLFLAGVTYALYVWNKPHRDVSGEQAISTTATAIFDSFAVNTNKANELYLNKAIEVTGEVSEFKINQAGQAVVYLKTSDPIFGVNCTFKENPGSLSKGTTITFKGICTGFLEDVIINQGIIVKK; the protein is encoded by the coding sequence ATGAAGAGAGGACGTAAAATACTCGTGGTTATTTCATTGTTGTTTCTTGCAGGTGTTACTTACGCTTTATATGTATGGAACAAACCCCACCGAGATGTAAGCGGTGAACAGGCCATCAGCACTACGGCTACAGCCATCTTCGATTCTTTTGCTGTTAACACCAATAAAGCCAATGAGCTGTACCTGAATAAAGCTATAGAGGTTACCGGGGAAGTGTCAGAATTTAAGATCAACCAGGCAGGTCAGGCCGTTGTTTACCTAAAAACCAGCGATCCCATATTTGGAGTGAATTGTACTTTTAAAGAAAACCCTGGCTCATTATCAAAAGGAACAACAATTACATTCAAAGGAATTTGTACCGGCTTCCTGGAAGACGTAATCATTAACCAGGGAATAATTGTTAAAAAGTAG
- a CDS encoding c-type cytochrome domain-containing protein, translating into MKRISLLLIVAAGLFFACKHQVINPDGGGDGNGSDTTGNNGGNGDTLVCFEADVLPIFQTSCAKSGCHDAATHEEGYVLDSYANIVKKGIDPGRPNDSKIFEEIVDGDMPPNGEPNLTNEQIATIRQWILEGAKNTNNCSSCDAAVFTYSAAIAPIMTTNCVACHSATLQNGGVNLSTYEGVKSAANSGALIGTVTHAAGFSPMPQGGNKLSDCNIAQIQQWIDDGMKNN; encoded by the coding sequence ATGAAAAGAATTTCTTTGCTGCTCATTGTAGCCGCCGGTTTATTTTTTGCCTGTAAGCACCAGGTTATTAATCCTGATGGCGGAGGTGATGGTAATGGATCTGACACTACCGGTAACAACGGCGGAAATGGTGATACGTTAGTATGTTTTGAAGCAGACGTGTTACCGATTTTTCAGACAAGTTGTGCAAAAAGTGGCTGCCATGATGCAGCTACACATGAAGAAGGTTACGTATTGGACTCTTACGCCAATATTGTAAAAAAAGGCATTGATCCGGGAAGGCCGAATGACAGTAAAATATTCGAAGAAATTGTGGACGGAGACATGCCGCCCAATGGTGAGCCAAACCTTACCAATGAACAAATTGCCACTATCCGGCAGTGGATACTCGAAGGGGCTAAAAACACTAATAATTGCAGCAGTTGCGACGCTGCTGTTTTCACGTACAGTGCAGCAATAGCGCCAATCATGACTACAAACTGTGTGGCTTGTCATTCAGCCACATTGCAAAACGGCGGTGTAAATCTTTCAACGTACGAAGGCGTAAAATCTGCCGCAAACAGTGGCGCCCTGATTGGAACTGTTACGCATGCTGCAGGCTTTTCACCCATGCCGCAGGGCGGTAATAAATTAAGCGATTGCAATATTGCCCAGATTCAGCAGTGGATTGATGATGGTATGAAAAATAATTAA
- the recR gene encoding recombination mediator RecR: MQLPSTLLENAVNEFAKLPGIGKKTALRMVLHLLKQNANEVELFSETIAKMRREIKFCQRCFNISDSDICAICANRQRKQEMICVVENIRDVIAIESTQQFNGTYHVLGGVISPLDGIGPDQLNIASLVHRIGEEKTAEIIFALSPNIQGDTTIYYIQKKIQHLPCTVTTIARGIAFGGELEYADEMTLARSMANRLPVQQYVKS, encoded by the coding sequence ATGCAGTTACCATCTACTTTATTAGAAAATGCGGTGAATGAATTTGCAAAGCTTCCGGGTATTGGTAAAAAAACGGCACTGCGCATGGTGCTGCATTTATTAAAGCAAAATGCAAATGAAGTAGAACTCTTTAGCGAAACGATTGCAAAAATGCGACGGGAAATAAAGTTTTGCCAGCGGTGCTTTAACATCAGTGACAGCGATATTTGCGCTATATGTGCCAACAGGCAGCGAAAGCAGGAAATGATATGCGTGGTAGAAAACATAAGAGATGTAATAGCTATCGAAAGCACACAACAATTCAATGGCACCTATCATGTACTGGGTGGCGTAATTTCGCCGCTGGATGGTATTGGACCTGATCAGTTAAATATCGCATCTCTTGTACACAGGATCGGGGAAGAAAAAACAGCAGAAATCATATTTGCACTTAGCCCGAATATACAGGGCGACACTACTATTTACTACATACAGAAGAAGATACAGCATTTACCCTGTACCGTTACAACAATAGCACGCGGTATTGCCTTTGGTGGCGAGCTGGAGTACGCAGATGAGATGACACTTGCACGCAGTATGGCCAACAGGCTGCCTGTACAACAGTATGTAAAATCATAA